A window from Gasterosteus aculeatus chromosome 14, fGasAcu3.hap1.1, whole genome shotgun sequence encodes these proteins:
- the ehmt1b gene encoding histone-lysine N-methyltransferase EHMT1 isoform X3: MLCGDSSGEEHRQREPPGHMTGEVHAGKEKGKEEQSGRHVLVLSPSLEHSHSLTPTPSLSHCDAFIFSMEAMRRKQPAGLAKGSVDNGASTKKEEHDAASNGEERPDVDKDVAARLSSSPPAEAMLNGTECDAAWRRSSPTRGSATSNNKTFLLLNENGALDAEPPHGSVTGSNGFILTKQQQDEGAGSGSAAKPGPGVSPHRTNWLPSGSPTGTHTTKSSPASASGCAQSSGTLRTDPSTGTTSGQETSDTKNGTASSPVPVPAAVTIHRARKTMSRPAVTPAQKLLNRELREAKSAKTETRVEPSQQPSAQNHLPQNSPDSPASAPTASSPVPPAAPATPPAPPAPEDAPDPPASAAPQASPTPPAPAKLQLGPYSGGLSLRKKKRRMGMYSLVPKKKTKVLKQRTVLEMFNELRESAKSPQAKEVANINGEKFEIASEEEESEEVESEEEERQQRTEEPVSTVQEATSEPVSQMQVGDEVESEESGEEDGEEEGTESDLSTESSLKKLKKKMKSDGPWLKPSRKRRRRRRRIKAKDLEAADQPEASAQAERADGEERMQLCSPESINLNEPPKPTAPPQNKADTSGSVIEEAQELPLCSCRMETPKSREILTLADRKCMATESVDGQLTRCQGAILKHEMMRPSNSVQLLVLCEDHRNGMVKHQCCPGCGFFCRAGTFMECQPDLSISHRFHRACASVLKGQSFCPHCGEEAGKAKEVTIAKADTTSTVPPVPALTHGPATPGVPEGRADTTTGSSSVPALGAEVSGRADSSLSTPSAHGLDTFAVAGSSRTSTPPSGLATAVLPAIPPGPPRETLESILVALDTEKPKKLRFHPKQLYLSAKQGELKKVLLMLVDGIDPNFKMDSQNKRTPLHAAAEGGYKDICHMLVQAGANLDMCDDDQRTPLMEACENDHIETAQYLLRAGASVTHKDVEGFTCLHLAAKSGHYNIVEHLLSTGLININCQDDGGWTAMIWATEYKHVDQVNLLLCKGADINIRDKEENICLHWAAFSGSVEIAELLLNARCDLQAVNIHGDSPLHIAARENRFECVTLFLTRGADVFLKNREGETPPDCCSHNSKAWAALQTNRRERDARSTRLSRVEAKVLQSDIALGQEKVPLPCVNSVDSEPYPDDYKYIPENCVTSPMNIDRNITHLQYCVCKENCSTSICMCGQLSLRCWYDKRGCLLPEFCREEPPLIFECNHACSCWRTCKNRVVQNGIRTRLQLFRTSKKGWGVRAVQDIPQGTFVCEYVGEIISEAEAEMRQNDTYLFSLDDKPQDLYCIDARFYGNISRFLNHMCEPNLFACRVFTTHQDLRFPHIAFFASENIKAGEELGFNYGDHFWEVKSKSFSCECGSSMCKYSSAAMASLQADSTPEGRQQPSASPDTSSSNAPTSPS, from the exons ATGCTCTGTGGAGACTCTTCCGGAGAGGAGCACCGACAGAGGGAGCCACCAGGTCACATGACCGGCGAGGTGCAtgcagggaaagaaaaaggaaaagaggagcAATCTGGTCGACACGTTCTcgtgctctctccctctctcgaaCACTCACACTCCCTCACACCcacaccgtctctctctcactgtgacGCCTTCATCTTCTCAATGGAGGCCATGAGAAGAAAGCAG CCCGCTGGTCTAGCCAAGGGCAGCGTGGATAACGGTGCATCCACAAAGAAAGAGGAACATGATGCCGCAAGCAACGGAGAGGAGAGACCAG ATGTAGACAAAGACGTAGCTGCTAGACTGTCCTCTTCCCCTCCAGCAGAGGCGATGCTGAACGGCACGGAATGTGACGCGGCGTGGCGCAGGAGCAGCCCGACGCGCGGCTCTGCCACCAGCAACAACAAGACTTTTCTGTTGCTCAACGAAAACGGCGCGCTGGACGCGGAGCCGCCGCACGGTTCCGTCACTGGGAGCAACGGATTCATTCTCActaagcagcagcaggacgaggGCGCCGGCTCCGGCTCTGCGGCAAAGCCGGGTCCGGGAGTCTCCCCCCACAGGACTAACTGGTTGCCTTCGGGCTCACCGACGGGGACACACACGACCAAATCTTCCCCGGCATCGGCGTCCGGGTGCGCGCAGAGTTCAGGCACGCTAAGGACTGACCCCAGTACGGGGACTACGTCGGGACAGGAGACATCAGACACTAAGAACGGCACGGCCTCGTCTCCTGTCCCGGTTCCGGCAGCCGTCACGATACACAGAGCGCGCAAGACCATGTCCAGACCCGCTGTGACCCCGGCACAAAAG CTTCTTAACCGGGAATTAAGGGAAGCAAAGAGTGCCAAAACGGAGACTCGCGTTGAACCCTCGCAGCAGCCCTCGGCGCAGAACCATCTACCTCAGAATAGCCCGGACAGTCCAGCTTCAGCACCAACCGCTTCATCGCCAGTACCTCCGGCTGCTCCCGCTACACCTCCGGCCCCTCCAGCTCCCGAGGATGCTCCGGACCCCCCGGCTTCTGCGGCTCCTCAAGCCAGTCCCACTCCTCCGGCTCCAGCCAAGCTCCAACTAG GTCCGTACTCGGGAGGGTTGTCGTtacggaagaagaagaggaggatgggaATGTACAGTCTGGTTCCCAAGAAGAAAACCAAAGTGCTTAAGCAGAGAACTGTGCTGGAAATGTTCAATGAACTGCGAGAGTCCGCCAAGAGCCCTCAG GCTAAAGAGGTAGCGAACATAAATGGCGAGAAGTTCGAAATTGCATCTGAAGAAGAGGAGTCCGAGGAGGTGGagtctgaggaagaggagcgtcAGCAGCGGACAGAAGAACCCGTCAGCACCGTCCAGGAAGCAACATCGGAACCTGTCTCTCAG ATGCAGGTGGGCGATGAGGTGGAGTCTGAGGAGTCcggagaagaagatggagaggaggaaggcacAGAGTCCGACTTG AGCACCGAGTCCAGTCTGAAgaagttgaaaaagaaaatgaagagcGACGGCCCGTGGCTCAAGCCGTCCAGgaaacggaggaggaggaggaggaggataaaggCCAAAG ACCTGGAGGCAGCGGATCAGCCCGAAGCTTCAGCTCAGGCCGAGCGGGCGGACGGGGAGGAGCGCATGCAGCTTTGCTCCCCGGAGTCCATCAACCTCAACGAGCCCCCGAAGCCAACGGCTCCCCCACAGAACAAAG CAGACACTTCGGGGTCCGTGATCGAGGAAGCTCAAGAGCTTCCACTCTGCAGCTGCCGCATGGAGACGCCCAAGAGTCGAGAGATTCTCACGCtggcagacaggaagtgcatgGCCACGGAGAGCGTTGACGGACAGCTGACCCGCTGCCAGGGTGCCATACTGAAACATGAAATGATGCGTCCCTCCAACTCTGTTCAGCTGCTGGTCCTGTGCGAGGACCACCGCAACGGCATGGTGAAGCACCAGTGCTGCCCCGGCTGCGGCTTCTTCTGCAGGGCT GGGACCTTCATGGAGTGCCAACCGGACCTCAGCATCTCTCACCGTTTCCATCGTGCTTGTGCGTCAGTGCTGAAAGGTCAAAGCTTCTGTCCCCACTGTGGAGAGGAGGCGGGCAAGGCCAAGGAGGTCACCATCGCCAAGGCCGACACCACCTCTACTGTGCCCCCCGTGCCGGCGCTCACACACGGACCCGCTACGCCCGGGGTCCCCGAGGGCCGAGCGGACACCACCACCGGCAG CTCCTCTGTTCCTGCGTTGGGGGCGGAGGTCAGCGGCAGGGCCGACAGCTCGCTGTCGACTCCCTCCGCACACGGACTCGACACCTTTGCCGTTGCCGGGTCGTCCAGGACCTCAACGCCGCCGTCCGGGCTGGCGACAGCGGTGCTACCCGCAATCCCTCCAGGGCCGCCGAGAGAGACTCTGGAGAGCATCCTGGTGGCGCTCGACACGGAGAA GCCAAAGAAGCTGCGCTTTCACCCCAAACAGCTTTACCTCTCAGCCAAACAGGGAGAACTGAAGAAGGTCTTGCTCATGTTGG TGGACGGTATCGACCCTAACTTCAAGATGGATTCTCAGAACAAACGCACTCCGCTCCACGCTGCAGCGGAGGGAGGCTACAAAGACATCTGCCACATGCTCGTGCAG GCGGGAGCAAACTTAGACATGTGTGACGACGATCAGCGCACGCCACTGATGGAGGCCTGCGAGAACGACCACATTGAGACGGCGCAGTACCTGCTGAGAGCTGGAGCCAGCGTCACGCACAAG GATGTTGAAGGATTCACGTGTCTGCATCTAGCTGCAAAGTCTGGCCATTACAACATCGTTGAGCATCTTCTGTCTACAGGCTTAATCAACATTAACTGTCAG GATGATGGAGGTTGGACAGCCATGATCTGGGCAACGGAGTACAAACATGTGGACCAGGTGAATCTGCTTCTGTGCAAAGGTGCCGACATCAACATAAGGGACAAG GAAGAGAACATCTGCCTTCACTGGGCGGCGTTCTCGGGCAGCGTGGAGATCGCCGAGCTTCTACTGAACGCCCGCTGCGACCTGCAGGCGGTCAACATCCACGGAGACTCTCCTCTACACATCGCTGCTCGGGAGAATCGCTTTGAATGTGTCAC GCTCTTCCTCACTCGGGGAGCAGATGTGTTTCTGAAGAACCGCGAGGGAGAGACTCCACCAGACTGCTGCAGCCACAACTCCAAGGCCTGGGCGGCCCTGCAGACCAACCGGAGGGAGAGGGACGCCAGGAGCACCAGGCTCTCTCGAGTGGAGGCGAAAGTCCTTCAGAG TGACATAGCTCTGGGGCAAGAGAAGGTTCCCCTTCCCTGTGTCAACTCTGTGGACAGCGAACCATACCCGGACGACTACAAATACATCCCCGAAAACTGTGTCACCTCCCCCATGAACATCGACAGGAACATAACGCACTTACAG TACTGTGTTTGTAAAGAAAACTGTTCCACGAGTATCTGCATGTGTGGGCAACTGAGTCTGCGCTGCTGGTACGACAAG AGGGGTTGTCTGCTACCTGAGTTCTGCCGGGAGGAGCCTCCGCTCATCTTTGAGTGCAACCATGCATGCTCCTGTTGGAGGACCTGCAAGAACCGCGTGGTGCAAAACGGAATCAG GACCCGGCTTCAGCTCTTCAGGACCAGTAAGAAGGGCTGGGGTGTCCGTGCAGTACAAGACATACCACAGGGGACCTTTGTATGCGA GTACGTTGGTGAGATCATCTCCGAAGCCGAAGCAGAAATGAGGCAGAATGACACTTACCTGTTCAGCCTGGATGATAAG CCACAAGACCTATACTGCATCGACGCTCGTTTCTATGGAAACATCAGCCGCTTCCTCAATCACATGTGCGAGCCCAACCTGTTTGCCTGTCGAGTGTTCACGACCCACCAGGACCTCCGGTTCCCACACATTGCCTTCTTTGCCAGTGAAAACATCAAGGCTGGAGAAGAGCTCGG atttAATTACGGCGACCACTTCTGGGAAGTCAAAAGCAAGTCGTTCAGCTGCGAATGCGGTTCTTCCATGTGCAAGTACTCGTCAGCGGCCATGGCGTCGCTGCAGGCCGACAGCACACCAGAGGGCCGGCAGCAGCCCAGTGCGTCGCCCGACACCAGCTCTTCTAACGCCCCTACCAGCCCGTCCTAA